Proteins encoded within one genomic window of Acidimicrobiales bacterium:
- a CDS encoding TetR/AcrR family transcriptional regulator, which translates to MTVVSPTRAAGGDRREARRLARRAALIDAAMGIVARDGIPGLTMQGVADQVGCSIGTVYTHFPSKGVLVADLQDHSVRRIARSFEAVRDRSATVMAAAGWDATERAAADLVLFGEFVVACWDTLPEESHMLFSVLAERTVVVPADELDRVLGPTLVLLAMGREAVEVAATTGAVDDGPPMDRVLIGAAALLGVLLTSHVAHIDAEAFDHHRLARTAWRDMLRGWGMAGAAYDAALAHVRDLAATGPLAPLLPDQG; encoded by the coding sequence ATGACGGTGGTGAGCCCGACCCGGGCCGCCGGGGGAGATCGCCGGGAGGCACGGCGCCTGGCCCGACGTGCCGCGCTGATCGACGCGGCCATGGGCATCGTGGCCCGCGACGGCATCCCCGGGCTGACCATGCAGGGGGTGGCCGACCAGGTGGGCTGCTCCATCGGCACCGTGTACACCCACTTCCCCTCCAAGGGGGTGCTGGTGGCCGACCTCCAGGACCACTCGGTCCGGCGCATCGCCCGGTCCTTCGAGGCCGTCCGGGACCGCAGCGCCACGGTGATGGCGGCCGCCGGGTGGGACGCCACCGAGCGGGCGGCCGCCGACCTGGTGCTGTTCGGCGAGTTCGTGGTGGCCTGCTGGGACACCCTGCCCGAGGAGTCCCACATGCTGTTCTCGGTGCTGGCCGAGCGCACCGTGGTGGTGCCGGCCGACGAGCTGGACCGGGTGCTGGGCCCCACCCTGGTCCTGTTGGCCATGGGCCGGGAGGCGGTGGAGGTGGCCGCCACCACCGGCGCCGTCGACGACGGCCCGCCCATGGACCGGGTGCTGATCGGCGCCGCCGCCCTGCTCGGGGTCCTCCTGACCAGCCACGTGGCCCACATCGACGCCGAGGCCTTCGACCACCACCGCCTGGCCCGCACCGCCTGGCGGGACATGCTGCGGGGGTGGGGCATGGCCGGCGCGGCCTACGACGCGGCCCTGGCCCACGTCCGGGACCTGGCCGCCACCGGCCCGTTGGCCCCCCTCCTCCCCGACCAGGGGTGA